One genomic segment of [Phormidium] sp. ETS-05 includes these proteins:
- a CDS encoding thiolase family protein, giving the protein MTKSGAYIVSATRTPLGRFGGVLAGFSPEELGAHAMRAALARAGVTGDALDLYVMGNVLRAGHGQLLPRQAAFKAGIPESVSGYAVDMVCSSGMMSVMNAANAIAAGDADLVLAGGMESMSQTGFFLSHRARWGYKFLQGAPEQLTDLLLYDGLTDPITNESMGEQAERLAAAHGVTRQDLDEVAFLSHQRAALATSQGYFKEEIAPIEVKGKKGNIIVDADEGIRSETTLESLAKLRPAFQSDGIFTAGNSSQISDGAAAMLLASEAAVQRYGFKPIARVAGTAWAAGETWRFPEIPILAVKKFLDKLKMEITDFDLFENNEAFALSNVLFYRLLGVPQEKLNIWGGAIALGHPIGASGCRVIVTLIHALKAQNKQLGMATLCHGTGGGTALAVEIV; this is encoded by the coding sequence GTGACCAAATCGGGAGCCTATATTGTCTCAGCAACACGCACGCCTCTAGGCCGGTTCGGCGGTGTCTTAGCAGGTTTTTCTCCAGAGGAATTGGGTGCCCATGCCATGAGAGCAGCATTGGCCCGAGCGGGAGTCACGGGGGATGCTTTAGATTTATATGTCATGGGGAACGTGCTTAGAGCCGGACATGGGCAGCTCTTGCCCCGCCAAGCGGCTTTCAAAGCCGGTATCCCTGAGTCGGTGAGCGGCTATGCGGTGGATATGGTCTGCTCTTCGGGGATGATGTCGGTGATGAACGCCGCTAATGCGATCGCGGCGGGAGATGCGGATTTAGTGCTGGCTGGGGGGATGGAATCAATGTCCCAGACTGGTTTTTTCCTGTCCCACCGGGCTCGCTGGGGTTACAAGTTTCTCCAAGGTGCCCCAGAACAGCTCACGGATTTATTGTTATATGACGGGCTGACGGATCCGATTACTAATGAATCGATGGGCGAGCAAGCGGAACGCCTCGCCGCCGCTCACGGGGTGACTAGGCAGGACCTGGACGAGGTGGCTTTTCTCTCCCACCAGCGGGCGGCTCTGGCTACGTCCCAGGGCTATTTTAAAGAGGAAATCGCCCCGATCGAGGTTAAGGGCAAGAAGGGAAATATCATCGTGGATGCAGATGAAGGTATTCGCAGTGAGACGACTTTAGAATCTCTAGCCAAACTGCGTCCGGCGTTTCAATCTGATGGGATTTTCACGGCGGGTAATAGCAGCCAGATATCTGATGGGGCGGCGGCGATGCTGTTGGCTTCGGAAGCGGCGGTGCAGCGGTACGGTTTCAAACCGATCGCCCGGGTGGCGGGAACGGCTTGGGCGGCGGGGGAAACTTGGCGTTTCCCCGAGATTCCCATCCTGGCGGTGAAGAAGTTTTTGGACAAGCTGAAGATGGAAATCACGGATTTTGATTTGTTCGAGAATAATGAGGCTTTTGCCCTGAGCAATGTCCTGTTTTACCGGCTGCTGGGGGTCCCCCAAGAGAAGCTGAATATTTGGGGGGGCGCGATCGCTCTCGGACACCCGATCGGCGCTTCCGGATGTCGGGTCATCGTTACCCTTATTCACGCCCTCAAGGCACAAAATAAGCAACTGGGTATGGCCACTCTTTGCCACGGTACTGGTGGCGGCACTGCTTTGGCGGTGGAAATAGTTTAG
- a CDS encoding cache domain-containing protein produces MKISASPKVIAFRLSLSLCAVSLIFVAAMVYSYFNEKHQKIREAKNGAREEAVRAAKEIDAELQKLSKTAVAIADDLTSGKLPENQIQERLRLEMDQNPSISGLGAAYKPYAYPKDAQPGQKVPLYAPYYTRKGGKIEYQPVEKYYAYTQPQYEWYHKPIKEGASWIEPFFSNINPNLIAPFGTPFYRNDPATQKPVVAGVVTANYSLEELRNLIKSLTIGKTGYGFLLSHKGNFIYHPIERLVESKTNILERAKNVLKDELLLETSQKALAGESVVMDDRSAVTGQSTWLFFEPIPSTGWALGVVFIKDEIFTNTDSLRHKLIWIALGSISTLFFLSIIVFRAYEGRFWSLWFVSITTSGLLGGGVGLIWYLSFIERPDKTTEHTVIVSQPGLQSFLESRNKIDKQLKKTPATYIPTGIFIQSIEFQGANNVFITGYLWQKYTKGIHDDISRGFIFPESVTGTDFEPVEAYRYETDTQEVIGWYFETAIRQNFDYNRYPFDAKDVWLRIWHQDFYKNVILVPDVDSYKLMNPTSIPGVEKDFVLPGWHLESSFFHYRINSYNTYFGFPQAADAYQEVPELYFTIIAKRNFLTVFISNVMPSMVLACLLFVIQMIISEKHRVNEAMSFTAMEIVSTSGAFIFIVILDQINLRNSIAAGGIIYLEFFYFILYIIILWVTVNALILASGTKIALLDYQDNFIPKLLYWPFFLKVLLIVTLIAFY; encoded by the coding sequence ATGAAAATATCTGCATCGCCAAAAGTTATAGCTTTTAGACTGTCGCTGAGCCTGTGCGCTGTCAGTTTGATATTTGTGGCCGCGATGGTGTATTCATATTTTAATGAAAAACACCAAAAAATTCGGGAAGCTAAGAACGGAGCAAGAGAAGAAGCGGTAAGAGCGGCGAAAGAAATAGATGCCGAATTGCAAAAACTGAGCAAGACAGCCGTGGCGATCGCGGACGACCTCACCAGCGGCAAATTACCAGAAAACCAGATCCAAGAGCGCCTGCGCCTGGAAATGGATCAAAATCCCAGTATTTCCGGCCTGGGAGCAGCTTATAAACCTTACGCCTATCCAAAAGACGCCCAACCCGGGCAGAAAGTGCCTCTTTATGCCCCCTACTACACGAGAAAAGGGGGAAAAATAGAATATCAGCCAGTGGAAAAATACTATGCGTACACTCAGCCGCAATACGAATGGTATCACAAACCCATCAAAGAAGGGGCAAGCTGGATTGAACCATTTTTTAGCAACATCAACCCGAATTTAATTGCTCCATTTGGGACACCATTTTATAGAAATGACCCGGCAACTCAAAAACCCGTAGTGGCGGGAGTAGTGACGGCCAATTATTCGTTAGAAGAACTGAGAAACCTGATTAAATCATTAACAATTGGTAAAACTGGCTACGGATTTCTCCTGTCTCACAAGGGAAATTTTATCTACCATCCCATAGAAAGGTTAGTGGAAAGCAAAACTAACATCTTGGAGCGAGCCAAAAATGTCCTCAAGGACGAGTTACTGCTGGAAACTAGCCAAAAAGCTCTCGCTGGGGAAAGTGTGGTCATGGACGATCGCAGCGCCGTCACCGGTCAATCTACCTGGCTGTTTTTTGAACCTATCCCCTCCACCGGCTGGGCTCTGGGCGTCGTCTTCATCAAAGACGAAATTTTCACCAATACTGACAGCTTGCGCCACAAACTGATTTGGATTGCCTTGGGGAGCATATCCACATTATTTTTCCTTTCCATCATCGTCTTCCGCGCTTATGAAGGACGCTTTTGGAGTCTGTGGTTCGTTTCAATTACCACATCAGGATTGCTCGGTGGTGGCGTGGGACTGATTTGGTATCTATCATTCATCGAACGCCCCGACAAAACCACGGAGCATACAGTAATCGTCAGTCAGCCCGGATTGCAGAGCTTTTTAGAATCCCGTAACAAAATAGATAAACAATTAAAAAAAACACCCGCTACCTACATCCCCACCGGTATTTTTATCCAGTCCATAGAATTTCAAGGCGCCAATAACGTCTTTATCACTGGGTATCTCTGGCAAAAGTACACCAAAGGCATTCACGATGATATATCGCGGGGGTTTATTTTCCCGGAATCGGTTACTGGGACAGATTTTGAGCCAGTGGAGGCTTATCGCTATGAGACTGATACCCAGGAAGTTATCGGCTGGTACTTTGAAACTGCTATCCGCCAAAACTTTGATTACAACCGCTATCCCTTTGATGCCAAGGATGTCTGGCTACGCATCTGGCATCAAGACTTTTACAAAAATGTCATCTTGGTGCCGGATGTGGATTCCTATAAGCTGATGAACCCTACCTCCATCCCCGGTGTCGAAAAGGATTTTGTCCTGCCGGGATGGCACTTGGAAAGCAGCTTTTTCCACTACCGGATCAACAGCTATAATACCTACTTTGGTTTTCCCCAGGCTGCCGATGCTTATCAAGAGGTGCCCGAGCTTTATTTTACCATTATCGCCAAAAGAAACTTTTTGACGGTGTTTATTTCTAATGTCATGCCCAGTATGGTGCTGGCGTGCTTGCTGTTTGTGATTCAGATGATTATCAGCGAAAAACACCGAGTAAATGAGGCGATGAGCTTCACAGCGATGGAGATTGTCTCTACTAGCGGGGCATTTATTTTTATCGTAATTTTGGACCAGATTAATCTCAGAAACAGCATCGCCGCTGGCGGCATTATCTATCTGGAGTTTTTCTACTTCATTCTCTATATTATCATTTTGTGGGTGACGGTTAACGCTCTCATCCTGGCATCGGGCACTAAAATTGCCCTGCTAGATTATCAAGATAACTTCATCCCGAAACTGCTGTACTGGCCTTTCTTTTTAAAAGTTTTGCTGATTGTGACTTTGATAGCTTTTTATTGA
- a CDS encoding iron uptake porin, whose amino-acid sequence MRLNLSSLILLVGWVFAKAIASPVSGTPLPYLSLEPVAPLERLNSVRELQDVGPEDWAYTAFVTCHLSLVPCRRNRVSFGEPRFQYKPYSFRNPVSVNQGQRTLSPTDLETIPNLQQEYSAELASLRTQTHNLEARAAEITAHSFSTTTRLNGEIIFALTDTFGTKSKNDATASGSDSETTLNYRVRLHFDTSFSGNDLLRTRLQMRQTSQPNTGTAMSNFNFGGDNGGTTEMTQLYYRFPVADNITGFISAVGLDFDLVAPFLNPGMASGASGSPARFGMYNPNIYLQVGGAGAAVSVRVAEPLRLDLAYLTRGFGGSANDAPSPLPGGGIFGSTYSAYAQVTVSPTPDLDLAFAYVNAYYSTNEVNLAGGTGSREAIQPFGPVATAANHFGLQGSYHFSPLSLSGWVGYTNAEAKAGQRQGDNASIWNWAVTMVVEDLGKEGGLLGLSFGQPPKLTHVDGGDPNGDTSLHFQAFYRYPVTKKIDITPGFS is encoded by the coding sequence ATGCGCCTAAATTTAAGTTCATTAATCCTGTTAGTGGGATGGGTTTTCGCTAAAGCAATTGCCTCCCCAGTATCGGGGACACCTTTGCCCTATCTATCTTTGGAACCTGTTGCACCCTTGGAGCGGCTCAACTCTGTCCGAGAGCTGCAAGATGTGGGTCCCGAAGACTGGGCATACACCGCCTTTGTCACTTGTCACTTGTCACTTGTCCCTTGTCGGAGAAACCGGGTTTCTTTCGGAGAGCCTCGGTTTCAGTACAAGCCATATAGTTTCAGAAACCCGGTTTCTGTGAACCAAGGACAAAGGACACTTTCTCCCACTGACTTAGAAACCATCCCCAACCTCCAACAAGAATACAGCGCCGAACTCGCCAGTTTACGCACCCAAACCCACAACCTAGAAGCCCGCGCCGCCGAAATTACCGCTCACAGCTTCTCCACCACCACCAGGCTCAACGGAGAAATCATTTTCGCTCTCACCGATACTTTTGGCACTAAAAGCAAAAACGACGCCACCGCCTCCGGTAGCGACTCGGAAACCACGTTAAACTACCGAGTCCGGTTACACTTCGACACCAGCTTTAGCGGTAACGACTTGCTCAGAACCCGGTTGCAAATGCGCCAAACCTCCCAGCCTAACACTGGGACAGCTATGAGTAACTTTAACTTTGGTGGCGATAATGGCGGCACAACAGAAATGACCCAGCTATACTATCGCTTCCCCGTGGCAGATAATATCACCGGCTTCATCAGCGCCGTGGGGCTAGACTTCGATTTAGTCGCCCCTTTTCTCAACCCCGGAATGGCTAGTGGTGCCAGCGGTTCCCCCGCCCGTTTCGGTATGTACAACCCCAACATATACCTGCAAGTGGGGGGCGCTGGTGCTGCGGTTAGCGTTCGGGTGGCAGAACCACTGCGGCTGGATTTGGCTTATCTGACTCGTGGCTTTGGCGGCTCTGCTAATGATGCTCCCAGTCCCTTACCAGGAGGTGGTATTTTTGGCAGCACTTACAGCGCTTATGCCCAAGTTACCGTATCCCCTACCCCAGATTTAGACCTGGCTTTTGCTTACGTGAATGCTTATTACTCTACCAATGAGGTGAATTTAGCGGGCGGTACTGGTAGTAGGGAGGCGATACAGCCTTTTGGTCCAGTGGCAACTGCAGCCAATCACTTCGGCTTACAAGGTAGTTATCACTTTAGTCCTCTTAGCCTTTCTGGTTGGGTGGGTTACACTAATGCTGAGGCAAAAGCGGGACAGAGGCAGGGGGATAACGCCTCAATTTGGAATTGGGCGGTGACGATGGTGGTGGAAGATTTGGGGAAAGAAGGGGGTCTGTTGGGTCTGAGTTTCGGCCAACCCCCAAAACTTACTCACGTAGATGGCGGCGACCCCAACGGAGATACATCTTTGCACTTTCAGGCTTTTTATCGCTACCCCGTGACTAAGAAAATTGATATCACTCCGGGTTTTTCCTGA
- the phaB gene encoding acetoacetyl-CoA reductase PhaB translates to MVSLGLEGKVIVVTGGNRGIGAAIVSKLLELGAKVAYTYRSSPAPDSSALGIQADVTDPVAMEKMAAQVEAELGPVYGVVANAGINRDNFYPKLTADDWDAVIDTNLKGINNTLKPLIPKMYERKEGAIVCISSISGDRGNIGQTNYAATKAAAIGFTKALALEAARYGVRANAVAPGFIETDMVKAIPDKVKERIIAEIPARRFGQPEEVAWAVAFLLSPTASSYITGEVLRVNGAHHT, encoded by the coding sequence GTGGTATCTCTAGGATTAGAAGGAAAAGTAATTGTAGTGACGGGGGGCAACCGGGGGATCGGGGCGGCGATCGTCTCTAAACTCCTGGAATTGGGCGCCAAAGTGGCTTATACTTACCGCAGTTCCCCGGCGCCTGATAGTTCTGCCCTAGGCATTCAAGCTGATGTCACCGACCCGGTGGCAATGGAAAAGATGGCGGCGCAAGTGGAAGCCGAACTAGGTCCGGTGTACGGGGTGGTGGCAAATGCGGGCATCAACCGGGATAATTTTTATCCCAAGCTGACCGCTGATGATTGGGATGCGGTGATTGACACCAACTTAAAGGGCATCAACAATACCCTCAAACCGTTGATTCCCAAGATGTATGAGCGCAAGGAGGGGGCGATAGTCTGCATTAGCTCGATTTCGGGCGATCGGGGTAATATCGGTCAAACCAACTACGCCGCCACCAAAGCTGCCGCGATCGGCTTCACCAAAGCTCTGGCATTAGAAGCCGCCCGCTACGGAGTGCGCGCCAACGCCGTCGCTCCCGGCTTTATCGAAACCGATATGGTTAAAGCCATCCCCGATAAAGTCAAAGAGCGAATTATTGCTGAAATCCCCGCTCGCCGTTTTGGTCAGCCAGAAGAAGTAGCCTGGGCCGTGGCCTTCCTCCTTTCTCCCACAGCTTCTTCCTACATCACCGGCGAAGTCCTCCGCGTCAACGGCGCTCATCACACTTAA